DNA sequence from the Anser cygnoides isolate HZ-2024a breed goose chromosome 7, Taihu_goose_T2T_genome, whole genome shotgun sequence genome:
ATGTAAATATGATTTCTGGATCAGTTAGTGGAGACAAGGAAGCAGAGACTCTTCAGGGAGGTAAGCTAATTTCAGtgcaatgatttatttatttttttgagaatgaCTGCACTGTTTACATTCCAGATAATTATGCACACTACTGCAATTGTATGGAAGCACCTCTAGGAGTAGTTTTCACATCACAAAAGTTGTGTATGTACTTTTATCTTAATCAGGGCTTGCTCTCATAGTTCTGTATGTCTGATGAGCAAGGGCATACAGAAGCAGCGATGTTTGGCATATTCTCACAGCAAAATAGCTAGTATCCCAGTGATTCTCTATTGAAATCTCTGTTGCGTTATTCACAGCTGGGACCGAAGGTGATCAGAATGGTCTGGATCATCCTTCTGTTGAAGTTTCACTGGATGAAAACTCAGGAATGTTAGTGGATGGGTTTGAAAGGACATTTGATGGAAAATTAAAGTGTCGATACTGCAACTATGCCAGCAAAGGAACAGCACGGCTCATAGAGCATATCAGAATTCATACAGGTATGCAATATTCTACGGTACTTTGCTGTGAGACATGGTGGTATTAGCTCAATGTTATGATTTGCATTGTGAGCAGCTGGCATCATCAAGCAGCTTGACAGTTCTTAAAGTTATCCCAGAATTAGACCTACTTCTCTTTTTCATGCCCGCTTAGCTGTATTGTTGCAAACTGCTGAATTCGAAGTAAGTATATTTGGGAGTAAAGTTCAGCATGAAAGCATCGATGCTTTTGAAGGGCCATAATGGTAACTTCTAGTTTTTCCATGGTAATTAGAAGAGTTAGAAATGTATATGCTGCCACATGGGGGCTGTTCTTTCTCCGTTGTTTAATTAggaaaatattcctgttttGCACAACACTGTGGATGTGAGAGTACTAAATGTAGTAATATGAGTGAACTACTCAAGTGTGAGGTCATATCAAATAAGTCATTAAAGAGAgtaataaaaaggagaaaactacTTATGTGGCTCGCTTAAGAGCATTTGCCACTGCTGAGTTtctaaaactgaaaagcaaagctcACAATAAAGGTAAGAATACCCTAAAGTGTTTGTGAAGTTAGCTCTAACCTCTTGGCAattgagagaaaataaatgaaagggcTTTTTAAAGTCTGTCTTTGGTGCCTACATAGTATGTTGCACTGATATGAAAGACTTTATAGCTACTAATTACAGTAATAAGGGGCTGGGGATGAAGTCACATTCTGCAAAGAGTGGGAGTTGTTACTGGTcttgtgtgttgtttttggTCTGGTGTGTATATGGACTGTCCAGAACTTCCAACTCTCACTTCAACTGTCTTGTGTAGGAGACATCCTGGGAAATGCTTTGAAGGAAGCATATTGTAGTATCTTGGATATAATCCTAAATCCTTTTAGGTACAGTTGTTGTTAATCAGATGCTTGCTTTACTGTGAACCATTGTTTTTACACAGTAACTCCCAGGATGTACTTTTGGGAAGTCAGTGCTACTTGCATGGTCCTCGAAGTGTTGACCTGTTTTTACAGGGTGTAATGGGATAGAAGATGGCAAGCAACTAGAAATCAAGAGTTCTGAGGTTCAGACTCTGAAAATCTTTTAAGTTATTGTCTTGtgaattttcatttccaaattccCAGTGGAAGTTTTGTGTCCTTTCAATAGGGGATAAAATACCCTGGTTTGTTTACCTATATTTGACACAGTGTTAACGCAGGGCTTGCTGCACACCTTGCAAAGCAGCAAGGTgttttggaacttttttttggCAACCGTTTTTGATAAATCAGTTACAGCTTCACCTACCATTTGCCTCAGATGGTATGTGGACAatgagagatttttctttcaacgGCTTTACTCTGTGCAGTGCTATTTCTGGGCTTGTGCAACAAGGATCATGTAGTAGGAGCAACTGTAGCAGTTTAGGATGACAAATGGTATTTAAAGATGCAGAGGTAACATCAACTTTAAAATTTCATGTCTTTTCAGTAGTGTATAGCTATTGCCATCTAAAAGCTTGCATCTCTAAGCCCCTGGTCAGTTGTCAACATGAGCAGATGGACTGCTAGAGCTGTGATGGGAAACATAAATTGCTGCTAGAAGATGTTGGTATTGTATCGTGTGTTTGCTGATTCTTGAGGTGTCTTTCATGGCTTGATATGCATGGGGTTCCTCAAACGATGACTGAAATAACGTGTTACTTCACGTTAAATGTCATACATCTTTGCTGTaccaaacagcaaaaatgatgttttattttgttaagtATCAGAATATGGATAAAGCTACAGTGCCCACATTCCTTCTTATACTCTAGGAAGTTGCCTACCTTTCTTATACTCTCAGATCTTGGATGAACAGTTCATTTCTGTTCTCAAAATGCCTTCTTATCCTGCTGCTATTTTAGGGAGCAGAGGTCACTTAGTGGCTTGAGCTAGCAAAACAGTACCTGCTACGGATCGTGGTCATTTCCATACAGTTGTGGTATACAACAGCAAGAAAGATTCCAATTAAAAATTTTGATCCTGAGAAATGTCCTCAAAATTTTTTGACCCAGTGGTAATTATTAAGAAGCCTTCCTTTTCATCAGGAAAGCCCTTTTTAGTGCAGAGCGTAATACTTTGGGTTTCTGTCTTGGGTAACATCTCAAGCTGTAGTATATGGTATTTGTTAGCATTATCCCAAACCTGAACTTCGGTTAGTAAGAAAGACAAACAGCCTGTAAAACTAGCACTGCTTTGtatgatgttttttgtttcaaataaattGGTGGCTCTGAATCCAAGTTTTGGGAAACAGTGGAAGAGCGGAGCTTTACGTGTGGGATGTCTGTTGTCTCAGTGCTCCTGCAAGCGTTGTCAGTATTGGAGAGCGTATGTATGACTCATTTGATCAGCAAACCTTCACAAAGGCCCTAGGAAAAGATAGCTGACTTGAAGATACGCATTGCTGTACTACAAAGTGATGGAGtatgaatttatttcagtttcagaaagctAACTGGCTGTGAGAGAAGGATACAGGGGATATCAGCCTACTGTACATCAAAGAGCTTCTGCAATTTGGATGCATCTTTGCACGGTGAATGCTTTATGAACAGAACACTGGTACAAATATTTCCAGTACCTACTGAAATACCAGTGGCTTCCCGGTGCACTTTCCCTCTGCCAGTCTGCTCAGTTTTATAATACAGACAAGAATCTCAGGTTGCCAGAGAGAACTTTTTCTGCATTCTTTATCCTTTGCCTTTTTAACAATATATGTGATATCCTTAATTTTAATACTGCACTGCATGGTGTCCTGATGGCAAGGCTGTTCTGCCGTTACCTTTAATGGCTCTTTCTGAAAGCCCCACTTTGTTCCGTTGTACACAGCCAGGGGACTCCAGAAAAAGGAaggttgttctttgttttgttttgtttgtttccacttAAGGACAAGGACATCCAAGACCTGATTGTGGTTTTGCTCAGAAGCATGGTGAGGAAGCATGGCAAAGGGCTAAGACATGGATTGCATGGACTATGAAAGCTCAGAGTGAGTGAATCAGCATTATAATAGGGAAGTGGTAGTTGACCGGTAGCCTCAGAGCGATGTAAGTAAACAGATGATGCATCCTGGATAACATGCAAGTGCAGCGAGCTATCTGCTAAAGCAATTATGGTGCAGGCACGATCACACAACCATTATTAAGTGTAACTTAGAGCAGAATTAAATTCACGCAGAGTCTAACAGCAGTACGATTAGTAGTTCACCAGCTGTGTTGTATAAAGGGCTTGTGGCATGGAATGCAAATCTTTTTCTGTGGAGTGAAATAAGAACTTGTCTATGTGAATGGGCTTTCTGAATAAAggggatttcttttcattacaTCCTTGTCTGTACCAATCTTTACATGTGTATCTGAGTACATGTATATGCTTATCAGAAAATCGTAGTTTCAGTTGGTACAGAGTAGCACAGAAATTGCTTTCTTGCCTCTTGAAGAGCCAAtgatatacaaaaaaaataatcctttacTCACTACTCCTGGTTGTGATAACTCTTCAGCCACAGGATTCTTTTTGAAAACTCAGTTCTTGAGTGTATGCCTGTGTACGTGGATTATTTAGATGATAATTCCAGGATGTTTAAAAGTAGAAATGTTTGAAAGATAACAAAAGAATACCCTCCATCATTGTTTAAACACAGTTACCAGTAAGAAAATCACAGTACAGACATTACTGTAGCCTACTGCTTGTGTGCTTTAAAGGTGAGGTGGAGTTTGGATCTAGTGAGTGCACCACACAGACATCCCTGCATTCAGTGCTCGGCATTGTTGCTGCAACTCCTACTCAGGTTACCTGTTATGCTAGTTCCGCTCACAGTTTTTTGATGCTCTCTCACTTGGGAGAGGCAGACATGTCTAACTTCACTCCACTATTCCACCAAATACCCAGCTAAAGTCAAGACTAGCTGCAGTTCTGAAGCTGCATTTGAACTATTTGATTAGCAGTTCACAGTTAGCTACTTTCTGTTCCATGAAAAGCCTTTTTCAGTGAGATGCTCTAgtatctattttaattttccaggtGAGAAGCCACACAGATGCCACTTGTGTCCCTTTGCATCAGCTTATGAACGCCATCTGGAAGCACACATGCGATCACATACCGGTGAAAAACCGTACAAGTGTGAGTTGTGTTCCTTCCGCTGCAGTGACAGAAGCAACTTATCTCACCACCGGAGGCGCAAACATAAAATGGTGCCTATCAAGGGTACAAGGTCTTCCCTAAGCAGCAAGAAAATGTGGGGGGTTTTGCAGAAGAAGACCAGCAACTTGGGGTACAGCAGAAGAGCATTAATTAATTTGAGCCCACCTTCCATGGTGGTTCAGAAACCAGACTACCTTAACGATTTTACTCATGAAATCCCAAATATCCAGACTGAAGCATATGAGAGCATGACAAAACCATCCCAGAGCAGCGGGTTGCCAAGAGATCCACAAGACCTTATGGTAGATAATCCTTTAAACCAGCTATCTACGCTAGCCGGACAGTTATCTAGCTTGCCGCCTGAAAACCAAAATCCAGCCTCTCCTGATGTTGTTTCCTGTCAAGATGAAAAGCCTTTCATGATACAGCAGCCTACTGCACCTGCAGTCGTTTCGGCTGTGTCAGCAAGTATTCCTCAAAGTTCATCTCCAACCAGCCCAGACCCCCGGCCCGCACACAATCAGAGGAACTACAGCCCGGTGGCAGGGCCGAGCAGCGACCGCAGTGCCCACACCAGTACTCCCAGCATAAGCAACAGCCAACCAAGTACTCCAGCTCCCACCCTGCCGGTTCAGGACCCTCAGCTTCTGCATCACTGCCAGCACTGTGACATGTACTTTGCGGACAATATCCTTTATACTATTCACATGGGATGTCATGGATTTGAAAATCCTTTTCAGTGCAACATATGCGGGTGCAAGTGTAAAAATAAGTATGACTTTGCTTGCCATTTTGCAAGAGGACAACATAATCAACATTGAGAacatgctttcatttatttttttttaacatatgacaatatatttttcatacttGCTGAAGGAAAGCTTGCACGTTCCCCATAAGGAATCTTCACGTTAAACAATTGGAAAAAGGAGGCAAACTTACTTCTTTGTTGTCATAAAAC
Encoded proteins:
- the IKZF5 gene encoding zinc finger protein Pegasus isoform X1, coding for MGEKKPEPLDFVKDFQEYLTQQTHHVNMISGSVSGDKEAETLQGAGTEGDQNGLDHPSVEVSLDENSGMLVDGFERTFDGKLKCRYCNYASKGTARLIEHIRIHTGQGHPRPDCGFAQKHGEEAWQRAKTWIAWTMKAQSEKPHRCHLCPFASAYERHLEAHMRSHTGEKPYKCELCSFRCSDRSNLSHHRRRKHKMVPIKGTRSSLSSKKMWGVLQKKTSNLGYSRRALINLSPPSMVVQKPDYLNDFTHEIPNIQTEAYESMTKPSQSSGLPRDPQDLMVDNPLNQLSTLAGQLSSLPPENQNPASPDVVSCQDEKPFMIQQPTAPAVVSAVSASIPQSSSPTSPDPRPAHNQRNYSPVAGPSSDRSAHTSTPSISNSQPSTPAPTLPVQDPQLLHHCQHCDMYFADNILYTIHMGCHGFENPFQCNICGCKCKNKYDFACHFARGQHNQH
- the IKZF5 gene encoding zinc finger protein Pegasus isoform X2, with product MGEKKPEPLDFVKDFQEYLTQQTHHVNMISGSVSGDKEAETLQGAGTEGDQNGLDHPSVEVSLDENSGMLVDGFERTFDGKLKCRYCNYASKGTARLIEHIRIHTGEKPHRCHLCPFASAYERHLEAHMRSHTGEKPYKCELCSFRCSDRSNLSHHRRRKHKMVPIKGTRSSLSSKKMWGVLQKKTSNLGYSRRALINLSPPSMVVQKPDYLNDFTHEIPNIQTEAYESMTKPSQSSGLPRDPQDLMVDNPLNQLSTLAGQLSSLPPENQNPASPDVVSCQDEKPFMIQQPTAPAVVSAVSASIPQSSSPTSPDPRPAHNQRNYSPVAGPSSDRSAHTSTPSISNSQPSTPAPTLPVQDPQLLHHCQHCDMYFADNILYTIHMGCHGFENPFQCNICGCKCKNKYDFACHFARGQHNQH
- the IKZF5 gene encoding zinc finger protein Pegasus isoform X3 encodes the protein MGEKKPEPLDFVKDFQEYLTQQTHHVNMISGSVSGDKEAETLQGGEKPHRCHLCPFASAYERHLEAHMRSHTGEKPYKCELCSFRCSDRSNLSHHRRRKHKMVPIKGTRSSLSSKKMWGVLQKKTSNLGYSRRALINLSPPSMVVQKPDYLNDFTHEIPNIQTEAYESMTKPSQSSGLPRDPQDLMVDNPLNQLSTLAGQLSSLPPENQNPASPDVVSCQDEKPFMIQQPTAPAVVSAVSASIPQSSSPTSPDPRPAHNQRNYSPVAGPSSDRSAHTSTPSISNSQPSTPAPTLPVQDPQLLHHCQHCDMYFADNILYTIHMGCHGFENPFQCNICGCKCKNKYDFACHFARGQHNQH